One window of the Trifolium pratense cultivar HEN17-A07 linkage group LG2, ARS_RC_1.1, whole genome shotgun sequence genome contains the following:
- the LOC123904636 gene encoding F-box/kelch-repeat protein At3g23880-like, translating into MAAPTNEKKVSYIPDDIAFSILSKLSVKSLKRFSSVCKSWINLFENPIFINMFRNNLLFKSNSLYANDDVYLILDQLFELYDWKFYLLYGEDKFQNKLKLDLPDYLDYIREAYDVEAISILGSGINGILCIYDHDTHTEVVLWNPATRGYMKVPYSVPDEDSNDISLHGFGYDHVRDDYKIIEHVGYNASCRAPSHVVFDPFWEIYSLDSNSWRKINYDMPIRARATNDVFLNGVCHWWGETNNETCLVSFNLCNEVCLTTPSPLADVPDGFGVHLTVLNGSLALISNRKKTASYQISILGEFGVKESWIRLFDVQLACCIERPIGAGMKGNIFFRKNDHELACFDLTTGLIEDIGLQGTDYACQVVHYRITLRSIGDIFV; encoded by the coding sequence ATGGCGGCTCCAACAAATGAGAAGAAGGTTAGTTATATACCCGATGATATTGCTTTCTCCATTCTCTCCAAACTTTCTGTTAAATCTCTCAAGAGGTTTTCTTCCGTTTGCAAATCATGGATTAATCTATTTGAAAACCCTATTTTCATCAACATGTTCCGCAACAATCTCTTATTCAAATCCAATTCACTCTACGCCAATGACGATGTTTATCTCATTCTAGACCAGCTTTTTGAACTTTATGATTGGAAATTTTATTTGCTTTATGGTGAAGACAAGTTTCAGAATAAACTCAAATTGGATTTGCCAGATTATCTTGATTATATCCGTGAAGCGTATGATGTTGAAGCTATTAGTATTTTAGGTTCGGGTATTAATGGCATTCTTTGTATCTACGACCATGATACTCATACAGAAGTTGTATTATGGAACCCTGCAACTAGAGGATATATGAAAGTTCCATATAGTGTTCCTGATGAGGATTCCAATGATATTTCACTTCATGGATTTGGCTATGACCATGTTAGAGATGACTATAAAATCATTGAACATGTGGGTTATAACGCAAGTTGCCGCGCTCCTTCACATGTTGTGTTCGACCCATTCTGGGAGATATATAGTCTAGACAGTAATTCCTGGAGGAAAATCAATTATGATATGCCAATTCGTGCCCGGGCGACTAATGATGTTTTCTTGAATGGGGTGTGTCATTGGTGGGGGGAAACAAATAATGAAACATGTTTGGTATCATTTAACTTGTGTAATGAGGTGTGCCTTACTACACCTTCACCCTTAGCAGATGTGCCTGATGGTTTTGGTGTTCATCTGACTGTTTTAAATGGGTCTCTTGCTTTGATATCTAATCGGAAAAAGACTGCATCTTACCAAATATCaattttgggtgaatttggtGTCAAAGAATCGTGGATTAGACTCTTTGATGTTCAACTCGCGTGTTGCATTGAGCGACCAATCGGAGCAGGGATGAAGGGCAATATATTCTTTAGAAAAAATGATCATGAACTTGCTTGTTTTGATTTAACTACTGGGTTGATCGAGGACATTGGTCTTCAAGGAACAGATTATGCGTGTCAGGTGGTACATTACAGGATAACCCTTCGTTCGATTGGAGatatatttgtttaa
- the LOC123907850 gene encoding aminomethyltransferase, mitochondrial, which produces MRGGLWQLGQSITRRLAKGDKKAVARRCFATESELKKTVLYDFHVAHGGKMVPFAGWSMPIQYKDSIMDSTLNCRQNGSLFDVSHMCGLSLKGKDAVAFLEKLVIADVAALAPGTGSLTVFTNEKGGAIDDSVITKVTDDHIYLVVNAGCRDKDLAHIEEHMKAFKAKGGDVSWHIHDERSLIALQGPLAAPVLQHLTKDDLSKLYFGEFRVLDINGSECFLTRTGYTGEDGFEISVPSEHGVELAKALLEKSEGKIRLTGLGARDSLRLEAGLCLYGNDLEQHITPIEAGLTWAIGKRRRAEGGFLGADVILKQLADGPSIRRVGFISSGPPPRSHSEIQDESGNNIGEVTSGGFSPCLKKNIAMGYVKSGLHKAGTKVKIIIRGKANEGVVTKMPFVPTKYYKPS; this is translated from the exons ATGAGAGGGGGCTTGTGGCAACTTGGTCAATCAATCACACGCCGTCTTGCCAAAGGAGATAAGAAGGCTGTTGCTCGCCGATGTTTCGCCACAGAATCTGAGCTGAAAAAGACTGTTCTTTATGACTTTCATGTTGCTCATGGTGGTAAGATGGTTCCATTTGCTGGTTGGAGCATGCCTATTCAATACAAGGATTCAATCATGGACTCAACCTTAAACTGTAGACAGAATGGTAGTCTTTTCGATGTTTCACATATGTGTGGACTAAGTCTCAAGGGTAAAGATGCTGTTGCATTCCTTGAGAAGTTGGTTATTGCTGATGTTGCTGCTCTTGCTCCTGGAACGGGGTCATTGACTGTTTTCACAAATGAAAAGGGAGGGGCTATCGATGATTCTGTTATTACTAAGGTGACAGATGATCACATTTATTTGGTTGTGAATGCTGGTTGTAGAGATAAAGATTTGGCTCATATTGAGGAGCATATGAAGGCATTCAAGGCTAAAGGTGGTGATGTCTCGTGGCACATTCACGACGAGAGATCTCTAATTGCTCTTCAG GGTCCTCTTGCTGCTCCTGTTCTTCAACATCTGACAAAAGATGATTTGAGCAAGCTATACTTTGGGGAGTTCCGTGTGTTGGACATCAATGGCTCGGAGTGCTTTCTCACCCGTACAGG GTACACTGGTGAAGATGGATTTGAGATCTCAGTTCCTTCAGAGCATGGAGTAGAGCTTGCTAAGGCACTACTTGAAAAATCTGAAGGTAAAATAAGATTGACAGGACTTGGTGCTAGAGATAGTCTACGCCTTGAAGCTGGACTGTGCTTATATGGAAATGACTTGGAACAGCACATTACACCTATTGAAGCAGGACTGACATGGGCTATAGGGAAGAGGAGGAGAGCAGAAGGTGGTTTTCTAGGAGCTGATGTTATCCTGAAACAGCTAGCAGATGGTCCTTCAATAAGGCGTGTCGGTTTCATTTCTTCCGGTCCACCTCCTAGAAGCCACAGTGAGATTCAAGATGAAAGTGGCAACAACATTGGTGAAGTCACTAGTGGTGGATTCAGTCCTTGTCTCAAGAAGAACATAGCTATGGGATATGTCAAATCTGGATTGCACAAGGCAGGTACCAAAGTAAAGATCATTATTCGAGGAAAAGCCAATGAAGGAGTTGTGACTAAAATGCCGTTTGTACCCACAAAATACTATAAGCCTTCATAA
- the LOC123907408 gene encoding uncharacterized protein LOC123907408 isoform X2, which produces MLTIYAPRAILNCQLYQQDSAYVLPQTYYSYKINNVNLVNYPAFPKLPCGRSPCSNIFHSSSFSWKYEKQHKSLHNIFHHKCLCGLHDSISSNDEYRSSRNIAITLFKRYRNFTDRGGGDNLKEFITAGVNAYELGCTDEGLRKELTDIKDSGIEIEAMQSYGGSTSLKSKIISGEIDECILWLSIIFITLLCTPPPTIVRWSSTPPVSDEVRLQWKGFCALIANAYFMKGMAWLPVKTLQLEQTAVMGEAEKPSVVASRMQLIFSTLEIVSPQWPKV; this is translated from the exons ATGTTAACAATTTATGCTCCAAGAGCTATTCTCAACTGCCAATTATACCAACAAGATTCAGCTTACGTGCTGCCACAAACATACTATTCATACAAGATCAATAATGTTAATTTAGTAAATTATCCTGCTTTTCCTAAACTACCTTGTGGAAGAAGTCCTTGTAGCAACATTTTTCATAGTTCATCCTTCTCTTGGAAATATGAAAAGCAACACAAGAGCCTTCATAATATATTCCATCATAAATGTCTG TGTGGTTTACATGATTCAATTTCATCTAATGATGAGTACCGTTCTTCACGCAACATAGCCATCACCTTGTTCAAGCGATACAGGAATTTCACTGATCGTGGCGGAGGTGACAATCTAAAA gaGTTCATCACTGCCGGGGTGAATGCATATGAACTTGGGTGCACTGATGAAGGATTAAGGAAAGAGCTTACCGACATTAAGGATTCTGGCATTGAAATTGAAGCAATGCAAAGCTATGGTGGGAGCACAAGCTTGAAATCTAAAATCATCTCCGGGGAG ATTGATGAATGCATTCTGTGGTTAAGTATTATATTTATCACTCTCTTGTGTACACCTCCACCAACTATTGTTAGATGGTCATCAACACCTCCTGTGTCAGATGAAGTGAGGCTTCAGTGGAAAGGATTTTGTGCTCTCATAGCAAATGCATATTTCATGAAGGGAATGGCTTG GCTTCCAGTAAAGACTCTTCAACTAGAGCAAACAGCAGTGATGGGTGAAGCCGAGAAACCGTCAGTTGTTGCTAGCCGAATGCAATTAATATTTAGCACACTTGAG ATAGTGAGTCCGCAGTGGCCAAAAGTATAG
- the LOC123907408 gene encoding uncharacterized protein LOC123907408 isoform X1, whose amino-acid sequence MLTIYAPRAILNCQLYQQDSAYVLPQTYYSYKINNVNLVNYPAFPKLPCGRSPCSNIFHSSSFSWKYEKQHKSLHNIFHHKCLQCGLHDSISSNDEYRSSRNIAITLFKRYRNFTDRGGGDNLKEFITAGVNAYELGCTDEGLRKELTDIKDSGIEIEAMQSYGGSTSLKSKIISGEIDECILWLSIIFITLLCTPPPTIVRWSSTPPVSDEVRLQWKGFCALIANAYFMKGMAWLPVKTLQLEQTAVMGEAEKPSVVASRMQLIFSTLEIVSPQWPKV is encoded by the exons ATGTTAACAATTTATGCTCCAAGAGCTATTCTCAACTGCCAATTATACCAACAAGATTCAGCTTACGTGCTGCCACAAACATACTATTCATACAAGATCAATAATGTTAATTTAGTAAATTATCCTGCTTTTCCTAAACTACCTTGTGGAAGAAGTCCTTGTAGCAACATTTTTCATAGTTCATCCTTCTCTTGGAAATATGAAAAGCAACACAAGAGCCTTCATAATATATTCCATCATAAATGTCTG CAGTGTGGTTTACATGATTCAATTTCATCTAATGATGAGTACCGTTCTTCACGCAACATAGCCATCACCTTGTTCAAGCGATACAGGAATTTCACTGATCGTGGCGGAGGTGACAATCTAAAA gaGTTCATCACTGCCGGGGTGAATGCATATGAACTTGGGTGCACTGATGAAGGATTAAGGAAAGAGCTTACCGACATTAAGGATTCTGGCATTGAAATTGAAGCAATGCAAAGCTATGGTGGGAGCACAAGCTTGAAATCTAAAATCATCTCCGGGGAG ATTGATGAATGCATTCTGTGGTTAAGTATTATATTTATCACTCTCTTGTGTACACCTCCACCAACTATTGTTAGATGGTCATCAACACCTCCTGTGTCAGATGAAGTGAGGCTTCAGTGGAAAGGATTTTGTGCTCTCATAGCAAATGCATATTTCATGAAGGGAATGGCTTG GCTTCCAGTAAAGACTCTTCAACTAGAGCAAACAGCAGTGATGGGTGAAGCCGAGAAACCGTCAGTTGTTGCTAGCCGAATGCAATTAATATTTAGCACACTTGAG ATAGTGAGTCCGCAGTGGCCAAAAGTATAG